Within the Dunckerocampus dactyliophorus isolate RoL2022-P2 chromosome 10, RoL_Ddac_1.1, whole genome shotgun sequence genome, the region tgccgacatttttgctggggtttttaaaatttattttccaaacatttcaactttctccttaaaTAATCCCTGCAAATGTGTTATTTGTGATATACGAcctttcccataatattagaaattttcccccaaactgtccaaaaatgaccactttgtttgtttgtcagaatatcaagacattaaaaaaagttaaatatatttcctcttaactcattcaataccaaagatgtatttatacgtcttttacgttgttTCGCGCCAGAGGCAAAAAcaggtgatgatgcaagtgcTCAATAAAAGAGGTACCTTTTCATGCCgctttaagtcataaaaaaggccacaaggtggcagaagtgcatttgataagagcttgacgtggctcttttgcatgtaaaaacacactcaatagcaaggaggaagtggaagagcatggaggagtgtagcgtgcagaaagttacgcattgtagggaaattttagcgCACGCACGCGtggcacgcatgcacacacacagtttagtttcaaatgtgaaattgTTCATGGCgtcatatttgtaaatagttatttgaatacttttttgtgttgcttatgttgtggtgtagttgttgtGGTGTAGATAATTAAACTGTCACAAGCtgtcaaaatatttgtgtcaaagtgaaagttatgcttgaaatgtatcttttcacaaagagCTGGTTTCTCCCTTTCTAGTCAGGAACGGATATTTTCCCGAAacttacctactgtatgttctactactgattactaaagaacaggaaaaggtagaaacaaactttttttcctgacaaaagtttaatctttcttttggtaggttccatgtttatatagccatagaacacaatattctgtgtgccttgaaagatcatttaaaatcgtctaaaatgaccGGTAATGAAGgggttgtttttgaaaaatggctgggattgaatgagttaatagttaatatttcaactttgcaactaaagtgacattacttttcctcatttgTTCTTGTAGAATTGAGTTTTATTCCCCCTCTTAATATAACTTTATTATTGCAAAATTACACTCTTCCCTAAATTATCTTCTgctagttatgactttattcccacaatatttggaCTGTATTCGTGTAACGTTACAACTTTTGCTGCAACcctttttttgcaaaaatgacaactttgttattttatattatattacaacaactgttaaaaatataatattctttaatatttcaactttatacaactataatgatgttctttttcctcatattatgacgttattctcccaaaatgacgactttttcttgtttgattaaaacttttttcttttctttttttcttcactatattcttgtaaaattacggctgatttttcaatttttgctgtttttttctttttaaagttttcgTGTTAAATtggatttttagaatgtgccatgggctaataaaaaaaaagtcacaggcTGCCCTTTGGCCAGTGGACACCACTGTACTAGAGGAACAGAGAGCAACAGGATAGAGGGGCTGAGCAATGTCAAAAGtacatcttttgaaacattaaacTTCACTTTTATACTCACTTAAACTCTTCGTTTTTGATGAACTCGACAATGATGTCCTTCTCAGGTTGGATCTGCAGCAACTTCAGCGTGAGACAAAGGAAGGGAGTGGGTTTGATGTTTCCACCAAACACTCCACCGACATATCTTAGCTCCATGGCTTTATCCACAACCAGCTCCGCTGTGGaagaacaaaaaggaaaacGCAATCAATCCGATTCAGTGGTTCCCGGCCCTGCCAGAAGTGACATTAGCTAGAACACCAAGTGGTGCGGACTGCCTCTTTAAACCGCTTTGTTTCTTCATTGTTACTATTCAAGCACGAGCAGGAGGTTTGTTATGACTTTTCGTGGTTTATGCGTACACCCTGCTTCAAATGAGGCGTGGATATTAATTGTGCAAGTGCAAACATAGGTTGATCACATGGATGGTGTTTCGATACTTGGGTCAAATTCCTTTTTAATAAGAAGATCGCTTGAAATCGTGACTGAGGATACTTATGCATATAAAATGTGGACATCGTTCTGTCgtataaaaagtttcatttaaaaataccgctcaacacatacaaaaaaatgtgacgcTACTGTTAGCTTGCTGAGCAACACGCGACTTACCTGTCAGACCGAAACATTCTTCTTTCCAGTACTTTGACTCATAGATTCGAGTCCGGATAATCTTCTCCACTAAATACTGTGGATTAGTACCGTGGATACTGTTGGCATCTTTAACTGTTCTGTTAGCCATTCGTCTTCCTGGCTTtctttctcaccaccttttcctttcttcttcttctacttctaCTTCTACTTCTTCTTCGTCGTCGCCTAGTGGCGGATTTGCTGTTGGTGTACATTACCGCCCCCGCTTGGTGAGGAGTGTGTCACAGGTTTATACACAACCTACTTGCATTTTTTGCATGAAAAGGTTTTTTCAACCACACAggcacagtctggagatcgggaagattggtgttcgattctcccttgggcatttgtgtgtggagtttgcatgttctcctccgTCCCCAAATTATAACCCAATAAAGTTACAGGGAAGTGAAATGAAcatcctgatttattttgaaatgccaAGCATCACTTCCGCTGTTGGTAGACTAAACAGGTAACCCTAACTAACTCGAAAAACCAACGTACACCAAAAATGGAACTAtagatgacattttaacatgcaAAGTATTCAAACTGTTGtccacaaaaaatgaaaaaaatagtgccgACAAGCGTCCATCCGGGCTATCGCATTGTCGTTACGCAAACGGAAATGACGCCATTTTCGCGGGAAACGTTCTTGTCGAGTCAAAACTCCTGAAAGCGTGTCGTTGCTCGCATTCAGACCGCTGAGATATAATTCCAAATCAACTTTACCTTTGTTTGTaaaccaggatgaaaaccagaTTGCGAGTCAGACGAGTTTACAAGTGGAAAGGAGAGCCTCTGAGCTTCGACAGGAAGATGAAAAACTTTGAATATAGGTGAGCTCTTCAACAATATTCACACATTAAACACGAGACACTCGTTACTCTTTTCTTGGTTCTTGCACAACACTCATACAGTGTGGAAAGTTAatcctgtactgtacatttagtagtgtttgttttCTTGAGATGTCCATTGTCAGCTTTCTAGATTTTATTGGAACGTATGTCAGTTTTCAGTTCGTCTTATTTCTTACTGATtgtcaataacaacaacaacaacaacaacgtccCCCCAActtggttttgtttttattcaaggAATAGCTCATGATATACAGTGgggtgaagaagtgtttgcccctttcctgatttcttatttttttgcatgtttgtcacacttaaatgtttcagatcatcaaccaaattttaatattagtcaatgagaaCACAACTGTAcacaagatgcagtttttaaatgaaagtttttattattaaaggagaaaaaaaaacaaagctaaatgtccctgtgtgaaaaagccccCCTCCTTGTTAAAGCATAACTttactgagatgaattgagatctatgagtgtggaaaaggttttaaagccattcctaaagctttgggactccagctaaccacagtgagagccattatccaggAATGggcaaaacatgaaacagtggtgaactgtcccaggagtggccgggcaaccaaaatgatcccaacagtgcagcgacgactcatccaggaggtcacaacaacatccaaaaacctGCAGGCCACATttgtctcagttaaggtcagtgctcatgactccaccatgaaACGGCCTGCATTGCAGAGTTCCATGACAAaagccactgctgaacaaaaagaacattaaggctcgtctcaattttgctataaaacatcttgatgatccccaagacctttgggaaaatactctgtggtctgacgagacaaaatttgaacgttttggaaggtgtgtgtcccatttacatctggcgtaaaagtaacgccgcatttcagaaaacgatcataccaacagtgaaatatggtggtggtagtgtgatggtctggacctgttttgctgcttcaggacctggaagacttgctgtgataaatggaaccatgaattctgccgtctgccaaaaaatcctgaaggagaatgtctgcccatctgttggtgacctcaagctgaaaccaacttgggttctgcagcagaacaatgatccaaaacacaccagcaagtccaccaaaaacaaaatgaagactttggagtggcctagtcaaagtcctgacctgaatcctattgagatgctgtggcatgaccttaaaaaggcgcttcatgctggaaaaccctccaatgtggctgaatgacaacaattctgcaaagatgagtgggccaaaattcctccccagcgctgtaagagactcattgcaagttatcacaaacgtttgattgcagttgttgctgctaaggggggcccaaccagttattaggtttagggggcaacttttccacacagggacatgtagctttggattgtttttctccgtaaataataaaaagtttcatttaaaaactgcattttgtgttcacttgtgttgtcattgactaatatttacatttgtttgatgatctgaaacatttaagtgtgacaaacatgccaaaaaagaacaaatcaggaaggaggcaaacactttttcacagcacaCTACTCCACAACACTGCGTTCAAATGCCTCCAATGGTGTCAAATATCCCAATCTGGCATCGTGTGTCTCTCTGTGTCAGATCTTTGGTTATCAGTGTGGAGGGTCTACCCAGGCCCACCGTCATCACCATGGGTCAGCACATCCTCATTGAGGGGGAAGATGAAGATAACCCGTACGTGGGCAGAGTGATCAAGCTTTTCGGGGACGGTGAGTCACGGATGATGAGAATGAAGCTGAAATCAATTGACCGGAGAAATGCTATCCAAACGTTTTAAAGGAGCGCTACGGGACTGCGGAGCGGTAATTTGTCGAATTTGCACAAGTGGCCATGAAGAATTTGCAGAAAGTGAGGGGGGGCGGGGaggaaacatgaaaagcaaaacaaatatgtcgaGGACTACAAATATCTTTTCGTCCTTATGTCACAAACAAGCCTGTGAATTATTTTAGGTGGGGGAGGGGCGCACAGcggcacccgctgctcgttgagaagagcaatacgtgTTTCACGTCGAAGTCTACAAAAGTGTCtttgctagatttgtcgctttttttgaaaaaaaacaaaaaacattgagaGTAGCGGCGGGCGTCCTTTTACATTTGAACCAACACTGGTACCCAATTGGTACTTTTGAAATTATGCTAGCGCCTGAACCGGTACCGTAAAAGgatgttttgtggctgaatgCGGCCCATTAGTAAAGAATTTTAGGcaaatttgacatgtttttgtccTGAATTCATCATAACGATGGCTAAATGCACTCAGATGTTGATGTGATGGTTACAGTATGTTGTGTTCCACACTGTTTCACTGTCATGTTcggcgagacacacaagcaccagacttgatggccaggatcaataggctttattgcaggtttgaatcatctcacaacaggaacaatcatccctaacatgggctgcTGTTGCAGCCGGGCTTTgaggattactgtatacaccGAAATACTCCTAGAAAGTGTCTCCAGCCAAGGGATGAGGAGGTTCAACATGATTTTTCCAATGTTGTTCTTCTGCATTATAAAAGGACAAACTGAGAAAGTTTGAGGAAAgttgctttcttttcttttttttctgtctgcaGAGGCTGGGCGGCAGAAGAAGGCGGTGGTTCAGTGGTTTGCTCGCGTCTCCGAAGTGCCTGTGAACAAGCTGCACCTGCTCGGCCGAGACCCGCACCCGCAGGAGATCTTCTACTATCAGGGAAGAAGCTGCGATGACGAGATCGATGCCGAGTCCATCCTCAGACCCGTGCAGGTGAACGACCGATCGAAGTTGTGGTTGGATCTGTTTTGACTGTTTGGAGAGACACCAGGAACGCATTTTACACCTTATGGTATTCATCCTGCACACTTTCACCAATTCAGATACGCCTTACgccttttttttgtgctttttactGTCTGCCGAGATTTTTTATGCAGTTCATAACTTTGTATGAGGGTAAACTTACTaaacattattttataataataaaattaatgataataattataaaaaccGAGTCttaatgttataatatttaatattattatattgtatacattaatgacatattaatataaaaatatatataaattcatTATAatactagaaaagcactcggaaaGCGCTGCCaagtgccatagttcccccTATATTGTGacttacaccataaatattagtcctacatttattttatctacatatttagattccttaaccatgaaaacataccattgaaaggtttgaatgacttaaagaatgctAACCGTGCTAACGTTAGCGTGGTAACACCTAGCATTTTAGCGCTAAGTGTTTGTATAAATGCCTCCCTCTGAAAATGTTAagtataattatgttagcatgctaaaacctagcatgatagcggtAAGTGTCTGCTTAAGTTCATAATGAGAATCGCAACAAATGCTATTATGCTTACATgccaacattagcatgttaacacctagcataatagtgtctACCTAATgcaaatggctaaaaatgctactatgctaatgttaacatgttaacacctagcatgatagtgctcaTAAGTGTTCATAAGTTTCTacacatgaaaatggctaaaaatgctactatgataatattagcatgctaacattagcatggtaACACCGAGCATGATAATGGTGGTCATAgatgtctacccatgaaaatagcaacttaaaaaaatgctagtatgctaacgttagcatgctagaaatgctaacatgctagcatgatagcgcaatgtcCCGGGAAGGCTAAGTGACTCGAACAAGTggtctgaccattttttttttgtggagttatatgcacaaatgccaaaaatgctcctatcttgcaatgttaaagaatcctttaaaacaaagacggtgatccggatcacccccaaaatataATTAGTTCTTGCATATCCGGTTtgcgacaattcctgaaaatgtcatcaaaattcatttagaacttttcaagttattgtgaacacaaacaaacagataaacgccagcaAAAGCATGACATCCGTGCtgtgcttggtggaggtaacaataaataaatacatttgggaATCAAATAAAATCATCATCAACAGCTATTTtggtcaaaaataataataaatggagGCTATCGTGCATTacataataattttttaatttaattttgaagtatcttctcttttcctccaaggTGAAGCATCTTGAAGGACAAGCTCCGTTCCCAGACTGCGGCGATAAAGATACTCTATACGTGAAGCTGTCCTGGGACACCAAGACTTTCAAGGTGGTGGACTCATCCCTCGTGTCGCCTTCCTCCCCACCTGGCCGTCCTACAAGCTACCTCAACCGGTCGCCTCCCAgcgtgcctcctgcatcccgcGGCACGTCCCGTCGAGCGTTGCCGACACCCGATCCCGAAGTCATGCGGCGGGCGGCTTCGGCGGAGCAGAGATACAACAGAGCAAGCATGAGTGCAGGGAAGCTTGGAGGCATGGAGGCCGAGTCGGGGCACTCAGCCACTAAATTGTCGGCTTCAAAATGTCTGAGCGCAAAGAGAAGGAACGCGTCGGCCAGGACACCTGGAGTGCGCAAGCGGCTGGAGCTCAGCAGTGAGTGATTCTCTTTCAAACACGGAGCTTCTTTCACGCTCCCGTATGCTCCTCAAGACGCGTACGTGTCTTTTCTCAATGTGACTTTAGGTCCAGAGAAGACGTCGACGCTCGGCGATGACGTCTTGAGTCAGATACTGGATGAAGCGCTAGAGTCAGAGCTGGCTCAGAGGCTGTCATCGTCTCCCCCTCAGGTGCTGCGTCCTTCCCAAAGTTTAAGCCCGCTCTGCAAGACGCACAGAGCAGCCGCCGACCCAGACTCCATCTCCCTAAAGCCCTCACTTGTCAAGTCTGGCTCTGACATTCGCGGTCTTCCCTCTCCAGCCAGAGATGCAGCTTCATCCCGGTGAGTCACACATTTTCATACCATCATTCTTGCATCACCGTTATATTAAGGGGGCTGGGCGATCTTCTGGTGGCGCCCTCCGCTGGATGATAGGGGAAATCCTGCATCACACGCAGCACAAACCTTCTCGTATGAATGTTAAGGCTGTGGAATGTGTGTCCTTTATGTCAtattcatgtattcatgtatgttATTCAAACAGAGGTACCACTCCTCGAAGTAAAGAGCAGAAAATCTTGAGGGAACCTTCCCTCGGCGTGTTGTAAGTACATACATGTGCTCCCTCTCTCTAGTTTGGAATAAAGATAATTGTTTATCTTGGATGTTTTGATGATGGAGTGGGCtgaaaaatgtggaagtagttgagcgtccaaaaaatgacagaataaaagtaaatattaaatatgtaaaatatttaaaaaaaaatatatatatatattttttttaaataataaaatattttattatttcttataaattttattattatttttattattattattatttttgcagcACAGCTAATGGGCATCCCTCCAAATGAGCCCTcacagaaaaaggctaaaacactaaGAACAAGTAAACATGGGTGGTGTGCAACAATAGTACCtttttatttagtgacacagaaagcaagatgagGAAAACCGAAACACGGTCTCTTTTGGCAAGTGGGCATATCATgcatcagaaaagtgcacacaGAGAATAGGAACGACacggcttgaaaaacaacaaaactctGTTAGCAGCCTTATTTCTTGGATTAAAATCCACAGTtgggttttactttattttaaagtcatattgggacatgtttgtatatttgtatatacagtattgagTGTTCAGTTGCTGTGTGCAGAATTtagtgttagtaaagtgttcttgaAAAGATGACACCGCGAgccagactgttatgttgttatccTGGTGTGTATATACTGACCCCCACCGACTTCCAGTggcttgacaagcttgttgtgagtgcaatgatagctcctgattggctcctgccaaagaaagagctaccgttccctcactgacttgcgagcggcagAGCATTGAAACAATtaatagtagttctgaagtaagaGATGTCACAaggttagaatttagccatCAATTAGCTACACCGCTGTataaaccgcagggttcaaagttgaagaaaaaagtagcggcttatttACCGGAATTTGCGGTATGTCTTTTGTTTGAAGTTGAACACGcacattttcagttttttattaaCGCAGATTAGGCAGATTTTCTATCAAAGTAGGCTACGTataacaaaaacagacattctGTGTCAAAATGTATCCTGAGCacccccccatgtagtcagaatggcaCAGTCTTGATCACGTGACACTCTTATTTGATCCGACTGAGCGGCTGAcggtcgaatcagactcctgaATTGAACTGGCAACTAGTGGACTACTCTAAGaccctaacatgcatgcatgtttattATCTTATTGTATGCATGACATCCATATTTATCATCTTACTTTCATCCTGGTGCTGTGTCGTTTAGGCCCGAGGTGGACGATGAGAACTCTCCCACGCTGCCACTCGGCACGACACCGAGGGGCTCGAAAAGAAAGTCTGCTCGACTGGTGGCGACTCGGATCAGAAAGCAATTGTGAGCGTAAAGACTTTTACTGTCACGCGAGTTGATCTCCGACGGGTTCTTGTGTGGGGGTGTGTATGAACACTGACGTACATGAGTACCCTTTGGGTAAGTGTGCTTTCTTCCGGCTTCTTCAGAAATCTTCTCAATGACCCAAAGAGCCTGGACTCGGACACAGGAGACGAGGAGGACTTTGATCCGTCAAACAGTGCCGTGCAGAGCagtgatgaggatgatgaaatGAGTCACAGTGATGAAGAAATACTTGCCAAAAAAGGCAGACATGCTGCAATTGTGCCTCGCACGCCTCGTTCGAAGAAAGCTTCAGCCCGGACGCCTCGTAAGACACCCAGCAAGAAGGTATTTCTTCCGTCTTTATGTGGATTATCGGAGTTGTGTGCTCTACTGATTGATGCCTGCTTATACAGGCAGCACCCGGTACGCCACGCACTCCTCGTCATGCCACCCCCTCCATGCCCAGCAGGACGATGCCAGCCCGACAGCCCGCTAACATACTGGAAACGGCCCGAACGAGGTAAGAATGCGACGCAACGGGCCAGATTCAGCAGAGAAAATTGGCAAATCGAAGCAAAATGTGCTCTCCATCCTTCGGGTTTTCGATATGTGGCCAGCTTGATGTGAAAAAGACGTGTGCTTTTCAGGCTGCACGTATCAGCGGTGCCCGAGTCTCTCCCCTGCAGAGAGCAGGAGTTTCAGGACATTTACAACTTTGTGGAAAGCAAAATCATTGATGGCACCGGAGGGTGAGTACAGTCAGTCATGCTGCTTTTTGGGGTCAACAGCAGTGAATGCAGCACCGTCCGCCGAACAGCAAGGTTGACCTTTCCATGTGACCCTGTGAGTGGTGTGTTGTGCTTTCAGGTGTATGTACATCTCAGGTGTACCGGGGACAGGAAAGACCGCAACAGTGCATGAGGTGATGCGATGTTTGCAGAACGCAGCAAGCATGGACGAGATCCCATCCTTCCACTTCATTGAGATCAACGGCATGAAGATGACGGACCCTCATCAGGCCTACGTTCAGATCCTTGAGGTGAGCG harbors:
- the orc1 gene encoding origin recognition complex subunit 1, producing the protein MKTRLRVRRVYKWKGEPLSFDRKMKNFEYRSLVISVEGLPRPTVITMGQHILIEGEDEDNPYVGRVIKLFGDEAGRQKKAVVQWFARVSEVPVNKLHLLGRDPHPQEIFYYQGRSCDDEIDAESILRPVQVKHLEGQAPFPDCGDKDTLYVKLSWDTKTFKVVDSSLVSPSSPPGRPTSYLNRSPPSVPPASRGTSRRALPTPDPEVMRRAASAEQRYNRASMSAGKLGGMEAESGHSATKLSASKCLSAKRRNASARTPGVRKRLELSSPEKTSTLGDDVLSQILDEALESELAQRLSSSPPQVLRPSQSLSPLCKTHRAAADPDSISLKPSLVKSGSDIRGLPSPARDAASSRGTTPRSKEQKILREPSLGVLPEVDDENSPTLPLGTTPRGSKRKSARLVATRIRKQLNLLNDPKSLDSDTGDEEDFDPSNSAVQSSDEDDEMSHSDEEILAKKGRHAAIVPRTPRSKKASARTPRKTPSKKAAPGTPRTPRHATPSMPSRTMPARQPANILETARTRLHVSAVPESLPCREQEFQDIYNFVESKIIDGTGGCMYISGVPGTGKTATVHEVMRCLQNAASMDEIPSFHFIEINGMKMTDPHQAYVQILEKLSGQKATTDHAASILEKRFSNPAPRKETTVLLVDELDLLWTRKQNVMYNLFDWPTRRHSRLVVLTIANTMDLPERIMINRVASRLGLTRMSFQPYGFKQLQQIIMSRLNKVKAFEEDALQLVSRKVAALSGDARRCLDICRRATEICEHSAAKPSVPGLVGMSHVMEALNEMFSSTYIAAIKCASMQERVFLQAVIAEFRRLGLEEATFQQVFVQHQALCRVEGLQSISVSEGLAACQRLGACRLLLLENSRTGTLQRVRLNVGQDDILYALKSD